In Hyphomicrobiales bacterium, a single window of DNA contains:
- a CDS encoding homoserine dehydrogenase: MTSSKTPAYTGNLPADLAARLAATGRPIRVGLIGSGEMGTDIVTQCDQMTGITVAAIAEVRPGAAAKALHIAGRDSASHRDANTQSSFDAALESGKTALTENAQLVCSSPHVDVVIDATGRPGVGAEIGLTAMEHGKHLVMMNVEADVTIGSYLMREAKRLGVVYTLGAGDEPSSCIELINFVKSLGYPIVAAGKGKNNPLNIKATPDEYAAEAKARNMNARMLVEFVDGSKTMVEMAAISNATGLVPDCPGMHGPAATLDVLAETLCPKEDGGVLSRTGVVDYSIGKGVAPGVFVITKAPHARIHERLTDLKMGKGPYFKFIRPYHLTSLEVPLSCARAVLYKSADMVPLDAPVSEVCAVAKKDLVPGERLDAIGEYTYRAWIMERGEAAVAKAVPCGLLEGGKVTKPIKMGELLTTANCAVDTASKIYELRQRQDNMLKAKAA; this comes from the coding sequence ATGACGTCATCCAAGACTCCGGCCTACACGGGCAACCTGCCCGCCGACCTCGCCGCCCGCCTTGCGGCCACGGGGCGTCCCATCCGCGTGGGCCTGATCGGCTCCGGCGAAATGGGCACCGACATCGTGACCCAATGCGACCAGATGACGGGCATCACCGTTGCCGCCATCGCCGAGGTCCGTCCTGGGGCTGCGGCAAAGGCACTGCACATCGCAGGCCGCGATTCCGCCAGCCACCGCGATGCCAACACGCAGTCCAGCTTTGATGCAGCGCTCGAGTCTGGCAAGACCGCTCTCACGGAGAATGCGCAACTGGTCTGCTCCAGCCCGCATGTGGATGTGGTGATCGATGCCACCGGCAGGCCGGGCGTCGGCGCCGAGATCGGCCTCACCGCCATGGAACACGGCAAGCATCTGGTGATGATGAACGTCGAGGCCGACGTCACCATCGGCTCCTATCTCATGCGCGAGGCCAAGCGTCTCGGCGTCGTCTATACGCTGGGCGCGGGCGATGAACCGTCGTCCTGCATCGAACTGATCAACTTCGTGAAGAGCCTTGGCTACCCCATCGTGGCGGCTGGCAAGGGCAAGAACAACCCGCTCAACATCAAGGCCACGCCCGACGAGTATGCCGCCGAAGCCAAGGCCCGCAACATGAATGCCCGCATGCTGGTGGAGTTCGTGGACGGCTCGAAGACCATGGTCGAAATGGCCGCAATTTCCAACGCCACCGGCCTCGTGCCGGATTGCCCCGGCATGCACGGCCCCGCAGCGACACTGGACGTGCTCGCCGAAACCCTGTGCCCCAAGGAGGACGGCGGCGTGCTCTCGCGCACCGGTGTTGTGGATTATTCGATCGGCAAGGGCGTGGCGCCGGGTGTCTTCGTCATCACCAAGGCTCCGCATGCGCGCATCCACGAACGCCTCACCGACCTGAAGATGGGCAAGGGTCCCTACTTCAAGTTCATCCGCCCCTATCACCTCACCAGCCTCGAAGTGCCGCTCTCCTGCGCTCGCGCCGTGCTCTACAAGTCGGCCGACATGGTGCCGCTGGATGCGCCCGTCTCGGAAGTCTGCGCCGTCGCCAAGAAGGACCTTGTCCCCGGCGAACGTCTCGATGCCATCGGCGAATATACCTATCGCGCCTGGATCATGGAGCGCGGCGAGGCAGCGGTTGCCAAGGCCGTGCCTTGCGGTCTCCTCGAAGGTGGCAAGGTCACGAAACCGATCAAGATGGGCGAACTCCTCACCACGGCCAATTGCGCAGTGGATACGGCCTCCAAGATCTACGAACTGCGCCAGCGGCAGGACAATATGCTGAAGGCCAAGGCCGCCTGA
- a CDS encoding sugar kinase encodes MPRYDYSSMGFYTYDCLGWPFSEVPPGGGTVFLDEITLAVSGAAGTATIAAAKMGLSTLAVGGVGDDIMGDWVLERLRHFGVDVSTMQRKPGWRTSSSIVLTRANGSRPALHMRGATKDFFVDESMFAQVTDAKVFHLGGVGLTEAMDARQGDMSQNAKVMKAAQAAGALTTLDIFAGSKKDLPAVADVLPYTDYFIPSIEEAQALTGMTDYGDTAKYFLDMGVRACVLTLGGDGAYYHDRDGVTFTIPAFDITVKCTCGCGDAFNAGYAVGLVKDFDAETRVRFAQATSALNATGLGSQAGVVDFEHTLKFMKTQKTRK; translated from the coding sequence ATGCCGCGCTACGACTATTCCTCGATGGGCTTCTACACCTACGATTGCCTGGGCTGGCCCTTCTCCGAAGTCCCGCCCGGCGGCGGCACCGTCTTCCTCGATGAGATCACGCTTGCGGTTTCGGGTGCGGCGGGAACAGCGACCATTGCGGCAGCAAAGATGGGTCTCAGCACGCTGGCCGTGGGCGGCGTCGGCGACGACATCATGGGCGACTGGGTACTTGAACGCCTCCGCCACTTCGGCGTCGATGTCTCCACCATGCAGCGCAAGCCCGGCTGGCGCACCTCGTCATCGATTGTGCTCACGCGGGCCAACGGCTCACGCCCGGCGCTGCACATGCGCGGCGCCACCAAGGATTTCTTCGTGGATGAAAGCATGTTCGCGCAGGTGACCGATGCCAAGGTCTTCCACCTCGGCGGCGTGGGCCTCACGGAAGCGATGGACGCACGCCAGGGCGACATGAGCCAGAACGCGAAAGTCATGAAGGCGGCTCAGGCCGCGGGCGCGCTCACCACTCTCGATATCTTCGCCGGCTCGAAGAAAGACCTCCCCGCCGTCGCCGATGTTCTTCCGTATACGGATTATTTCATTCCGTCGATCGAGGAAGCCCAGGCCCTGACCGGCATGACCGACTATGGCGACACAGCGAAGTACTTCCTCGACATGGGCGTGCGCGCCTGCGTCCTCACCCTGGGTGGCGACGGTGCCTATTACCACGACCGCGACGGCGTGACGTTCACCATCCCGGCCTTCGACATCACGGTGAAATGCACCTGCGGCTGCGGCGATGCCTTCAACGCCGGTTATGCCGTGGGCCTGGTCAAGGATTTCGACGCCGAAACGCGCGTGCGCTTTGCTCAGGCCACCTCCGCGCTCAATGCAACGGGCCTCGGTTCGCAGGCCGGAGTCGTTGATTTTGAACACACTTTGAAGTTCATGAAGACGCAGAAGACCCGCAAATGA
- a CDS encoding 30S ribosomal protein S21, with translation MQVVVRDNNVDQALKVLKKKMQREGIFREMKLRDAYEKPSVKRAREQAEAVRRARKLARKKLQREGLLPAPKKIEKPRRPGMGAGRGPSAPTT, from the coding sequence TTGCAAGTCGTCGTTCGTGACAACAATGTTGACCAGGCCCTGAAGGTTCTCAAGAAGAAGATGCAGCGTGAAGGCATCTTCCGCGAGATGAAGCTCCGCGATGCGTATGAAAAGCCTTCGGTGAAGAGGGCTCGCGAACAGGCTGAAGCCGTGCGCCGCGCCCGCAAGCTGGCCCGCAAGAAGTTGCAGCGCGAAGGCCTGCTGCCGGCCCCGAAGAAGATCGAAAAGCCCCGCCGTCCGGGCATGGGTGCGGGCCGCGGTCCCTCCGCGCCGACCACGTAA
- a CDS encoding 5-(carboxyamino)imidazole ribonucleotide synthase codes for MPGKPLPPGSIIGILGGGQLGRMLALAAGQLGLKCHIFAPEADSPAFPVSAAHTVAGYDDEGALARFAATVDAVTYEFENVPVDCVRFLEQRVPVRPGARALEVAQDRLKEKALARQLGAATAEFAAVNSLADLQAAVAAIGTPAILKTTRFGYDGKGQAKINSVADIDAAWAQMKGAPSILESFVRFEREVSVIAARGLDGRMAAFEVTENVHRNHILHTSTVPANVPEELAAEAVFIAQRFLETLDYVGVMGVEFFVGADVIYVNEIAPRVHNSGHWTQDACTVSQFEQHIRAVAGWPLGATLRHSDVVMTNLLGAEIFSWESLAREPGLAFHHYGKAEARPGRKMGHINRVKPR; via the coding sequence ATGCCGGGCAAGCCTCTTCCGCCAGGCTCCATCATCGGCATTCTGGGCGGCGGCCAGTTGGGCCGCATGCTGGCGCTGGCCGCCGGGCAACTGGGCCTCAAGTGCCACATCTTCGCGCCAGAAGCCGACTCGCCGGCCTTCCCTGTGTCGGCGGCCCACACGGTTGCCGGTTACGATGACGAAGGCGCACTCGCGCGGTTTGCAGCGACTGTCGATGCCGTCACCTATGAATTCGAGAACGTGCCCGTTGATTGTGTCCGCTTCCTCGAGCAGCGGGTGCCGGTGCGGCCGGGTGCCAGGGCCCTGGAAGTGGCGCAGGACCGGTTGAAGGAAAAGGCACTGGCCCGGCAACTGGGAGCGGCCACGGCGGAGTTTGCCGCTGTGAATTCGCTCGCCGATCTTCAGGCGGCGGTGGCGGCGATCGGCACGCCCGCGATCCTGAAGACGACGCGCTTCGGTTATGACGGCAAGGGCCAGGCCAAGATCAATTCTGTTGCCGACATCGACGCCGCGTGGGCCCAGATGAAGGGGGCGCCGTCGATCCTGGAAAGTTTCGTCCGTTTCGAGCGCGAGGTCTCGGTGATTGCCGCGCGGGGGCTGGATGGCCGGATGGCCGCCTTCGAAGTGACCGAGAACGTTCACCGCAACCACATCCTCCATACGTCCACGGTTCCCGCCAATGTGCCTGAGGAACTGGCGGCCGAGGCCGTGTTCATCGCCCAGCGTTTTCTGGAGACGCTGGACTATGTGGGCGTGATGGGGGTGGAGTTCTTCGTGGGAGCGGACGTCATCTATGTGAACGAGATCGCGCCCCGCGTGCACAATTCCGGACACTGGACACAGGACGCCTGTACGGTGAGCCAGTTCGAGCAGCACATCCGCGCCGTGGCCGGATGGCCGCTGGGGGCCACGCTCCGCCATTCGGATGTGGTGATGACCAACCTGCTGGGCGCCGAGATTTTCAGCTGGGAATCGCTGGCGCGCGAGCCCGGTCTGGCCTTTCATCACTACGGCAAGGCGGAGGCCCGTCCGGGCCGGAAAATGGGCCATATCAACAGGGTCAAACCCCGTTGA
- the purE gene encoding 5-(carboxyamino)imidazole ribonucleotide mutase, which yields MTAPVAIIMGSQSDWATMKHAADMLDQLGIAHDDRIVSAHRTPERLYEFAKGAKAAGFKVIIAGAGGAAHLPGMTASMTALPVLGVPVESKALSGQDSLLSIVQMPAGIPVGTLAIGKAGAVNAAILAASILALSDAALEKRLEAFRGKQTGAVAIAPKDEA from the coding sequence TTGACCGCTCCTGTCGCCATCATCATGGGCAGCCAGTCTGACTGGGCGACCATGAAGCACGCCGCTGACATGCTGGACCAGCTCGGCATCGCGCACGACGACCGCATCGTCTCGGCCCACCGCACGCCCGAGCGGCTCTATGAATTCGCCAAGGGCGCAAAGGCTGCGGGCTTCAAGGTCATCATCGCGGGAGCAGGGGGCGCGGCCCATCTGCCGGGCATGACGGCCTCCATGACGGCGCTGCCGGTGCTGGGTGTGCCGGTGGAATCCAAGGCGCTCTCGGGCCAGGACTCCCTTCTCTCCATCGTGCAGATGCCTGCGGGCATTCCCGTTGGCACGCTGGCCATCGGCAAGGCGGGCGCGGTCAATGCGGCGATCCTTGCGGCATCGATCCTGGCGTTGTCGGATGCGGCGTTGGAAAAGCGGCTGGAGGCGTTCCGCGGCAAGCAGACGGGTGCGGTTGCCATTGCGCCGAAGGACGAGGCGTGA
- a CDS encoding DUF465 domain-containing protein, producing the protein MDALEQVQLRTKLRLLEQEHRDLDVAILALETAGNVDQLQLRRLKKKKLSLKDQIILVENQLIPDIIA; encoded by the coding sequence ATGGATGCGCTGGAACAAGTTCAACTGAGAACAAAATTGCGGCTTCTCGAGCAGGAGCATCGTGACCTTGATGTGGCCATCCTGGCGCTCGAAACGGCGGGGAACGTCGACCAGCTGCAGCTCCGCCGCCTGAAGAAGAAGAAGCTCAGTCTCAAGGACCAGATCATCCTGGTCGAAAACCAGCTCATTCCCGACATCATCGCATAA
- a CDS encoding DUF465 domain-containing protein has protein sequence MNPTSSLSELIEQHHVLEAELADAMAHPASSDAEIAAIKRKKLKLKDEIETMKAKTNQAA, from the coding sequence ATGAACCCCACTTCTTCCCTCAGCGAACTTATCGAACAGCATCATGTGCTTGAGGCCGAGCTGGCCGACGCGATGGCCCATCCGGCCTCGTCCGACGCCGAAATCGCCGCCATCAAGCGCAAGAAGCTGAAGCTGAAGGATGAAATCGAGACGATGAAGGCCAAGACAAACCAGGCCGCCTGA
- the ettA gene encoding energy-dependent translational throttle protein EttA, translating to MARQFIYHMQGLSKSYAGGKKVLDNVHLSFYPDAKIGVLGPNGSGKSTLLRIMAGIDTEWNGEAWLADGATCGYLEQEPHLDPDKSVFENVMEGVAAKKAILDEYNALMMDYTEENADKAAKLQDVIDAQNLWDLDSQVEQAMDALRCPPSDADVSKLSGGERRRVALTRLLLSKPDLLLLDEPTNHLDAESVNWLEHHLRDYPGAILIVTHDRYFLDNVTGWILELDRGRGIPYEGNYSAYLAQKAKRFAQEQREDAARQKVLERESEWMGKSPQARQAKSKARIKAYDELLKINEARVQSHSAQIIIPSGERLGDTVIEVENLNKAFGDRLLIENLSFKLPPGGIVGIIGPNGAGKTTLFKMITGQEQPDSGTIKVAPSVNLGYVDQSRDALDPNKTVWQEISGGNDLVMLGKREVNSRAYVGAFNFKGGDQQQKVGTLSGGQRNRVHLAKMLKAGSNVLLLDEPTNDLDTETLAALEEALEDFAGCAVIISHDRMFLDRLATHILAFEGDSHVEWFEGNFQDYEADKIRRLGEDSVMPKRIKYKQFAR from the coding sequence ATGGCACGCCAGTTCATCTATCACATGCAAGGCCTCTCCAAGTCCTACGCGGGCGGAAAGAAGGTCCTCGACAACGTTCATCTCTCTTTTTATCCGGACGCGAAGATCGGCGTGCTCGGCCCCAACGGTTCGGGCAAGTCGACGCTGCTGCGCATCATGGCGGGGATCGACACGGAGTGGAATGGCGAGGCATGGCTCGCCGATGGTGCAACCTGCGGCTACCTCGAACAGGAACCGCATCTCGATCCCGACAAGAGCGTCTTTGAAAACGTGATGGAGGGTGTTGCGGCCAAGAAGGCGATCCTCGACGAGTACAATGCCTTGATGATGGACTACACCGAGGAGAATGCCGACAAGGCTGCCAAGTTGCAGGACGTGATCGACGCGCAGAACCTGTGGGACCTGGACTCGCAGGTGGAGCAGGCGATGGATGCCTTGCGCTGCCCGCCTTCGGATGCCGATGTATCGAAGCTCTCCGGTGGCGAGCGCCGCCGTGTGGCGCTGACACGTCTGCTGCTGTCGAAGCCTGACCTGCTGCTGCTCGACGAACCGACAAACCATCTCGATGCCGAGTCGGTGAACTGGCTGGAGCACCACCTGCGGGATTATCCCGGTGCAATCCTGATTGTTACCCACGACCGCTACTTCCTCGACAATGTCACGGGCTGGATTCTCGAACTCGACCGCGGCCGCGGCATTCCCTACGAGGGCAACTATTCCGCCTACCTCGCGCAGAAGGCCAAGCGCTTCGCGCAGGAACAGCGCGAAGATGCGGCGCGCCAGAAGGTGCTGGAGCGTGAATCGGAATGGATGGGCAAGTCCCCGCAGGCCCGCCAGGCCAAGAGCAAGGCGCGTATCAAGGCCTATGACGAGCTTCTCAAGATCAACGAGGCGCGCGTGCAGTCTCATTCCGCACAGATCATCATTCCGAGTGGAGAACGCTTGGGCGACACGGTGATCGAGGTCGAAAACCTGAACAAGGCCTTTGGCGACCGGTTGCTGATCGAGAACCTGTCCTTCAAGCTGCCGCCGGGCGGCATCGTCGGCATCATCGGGCCGAATGGTGCGGGCAAGACCACGCTGTTCAAGATGATCACTGGCCAGGAGCAACCGGATTCGGGCACGATCAAGGTCGCGCCTTCCGTCAATCTTGGCTACGTGGACCAGAGCCGCGATGCGCTCGATCCGAACAAGACGGTGTGGCAGGAGATTTCCGGCGGCAACGATCTCGTCATGCTGGGCAAGCGCGAGGTGAACAGCCGCGCCTATGTGGGGGCTTTCAACTTCAAGGGCGGCGACCAGCAGCAGAAGGTGGGCACGCTCTCGGGCGGCCAGCGCAACCGCGTGCACCTCGCGAAGATGCTGAAGGCGGGTTCCAACGTGCTGCTGCTCGACGAACCGACCAACGACCTCGACACGGAAACGCTGGCAGCACTCGAAGAGGCGCTGGAAGATTTTGCCGGCTGCGCCGTCATCATCAGCCACGACCGCATGTTCCTTGACCGTCTCGCGACGCATATTCTCGCCTTTGAAGGCGACAGTCATGTGGAATGGTTCGAGGGCAACTTCCAGGACTACGAGGCCGACAAGATCCGCCGCCTCGGCGAGGACTCGGTGATGCCAAAGCGTATCAAGTACAAGCAGTTCGCGCGCTAA
- a CDS encoding tellurium resistance protein TerC, which translates to MFAELSREFAELFTFGAITTLIILTALETVLGFDNLLYISIEAKRVQPDQQARVRKLGTLLAIVLRIVLLFVVLLLIQMFQSSWFKIDLPFVHGDFNGHSLIVLAGGLFLINTALKEIRHMLSVSDLEHEEGAGPKHRSVASAIFWILVMNIVFSFDTVLSAVALTKNFIVMSLAIVLSGAMMVLLADHVARFLQKNRLYEVLGLFILLLVGVMLTAEGGHIAHLAFFGYEITPIEKSTFYFIVVALVVVDVLQGRYQKRLDLESAKGPPNP; encoded by the coding sequence ATGTTCGCAGAACTGTCGCGCGAATTCGCCGAGCTTTTCACCTTCGGCGCCATCACCACGCTGATCATCCTGACGGCGCTGGAAACGGTGCTGGGATTCGACAACCTCTTGTACATTTCCATCGAGGCCAAGCGGGTGCAGCCGGACCAGCAGGCGCGGGTGCGCAAGCTGGGCACGCTGCTCGCCATCGTTCTGCGCATTGTGCTGCTGTTCGTGGTGCTGCTACTGATCCAGATGTTCCAGTCCAGCTGGTTCAAGATCGACTTGCCGTTCGTGCATGGTGATTTCAATGGCCACAGCCTGATCGTGCTGGCGGGCGGCCTGTTTCTCATCAACACCGCGCTCAAGGAAATCCGCCACATGCTTTCGGTGAGCGATCTGGAACATGAGGAGGGAGCAGGACCGAAGCATCGCAGCGTCGCTTCCGCGATCTTCTGGATCCTCGTCATGAACATCGTGTTCTCGTTCGACACCGTGCTTTCCGCGGTGGCGCTCACCAAAAACTTCATCGTCATGTCGCTGGCGATCGTGCTCTCAGGCGCGATGATGGTGCTGCTTGCCGACCATGTGGCGCGCTTCCTGCAGAAGAACCGGCTCTATGAGGTACTGGGCCTGTTCATCCTGCTGCTCGTTGGCGTAATGCTGACGGCGGAGGGCGGTCACATCGCGCATCTGGCCTTCTTTGGCTACGAGATCACCCCCATCGAGAAATCCACGTTCTATTTCATCGTGGTGGCGCTCGTGGTGGTCGATGTGTTGCAGGGGCGCTACCAGAAGCGGCTCGACCTGGAATCAGCCAAGGGGCCGCCCAACCCGTAG
- a CDS encoding radical SAM protein, giving the protein MNAPLRKVSPYIFHGQTTSLCPECLALVPAKIIFDDGNVYYLKRCKTHGVSKALVSTDIPYFKLMQDYIKPGDRPHVFQTRTEEGCPYDCGLCPDHEQHSCLGLIDVNEACNLSCPVCFAESSTARTFHRPLAEIERMMDALVASEVEPDLLQISGGEPTIHPQIIDILEAARRRPIRHVMLNTNGIRIAQDEDFVKQLASFKPGFEVYLQFDSLRPSVLKNLRGADLTRIRREALEVLEKYNISTTLVVVVKRGQNDDELGDIIRHALQWKCVRGITFQPVQDAGRNEGFDPSTDRFVLSDIRKAIIAAGTPFTAGDIIPLPCNPESIAIGYALRNGDKIAPITSYFPKDMLVEALPNAITFEKYPELHKEILNFFSLATVECNNPERLDALLCCLPQVPVPEGMGYENIFRIAIVEFLDPHNFCISRVKRSCVHFVTPAGQIIPFDTYNLFYRDEAARKRMALSKGAA; this is encoded by the coding sequence ATGAACGCACCACTGCGTAAGGTCTCGCCCTATATCTTCCACGGGCAGACGACGTCGCTCTGCCCGGAGTGCCTCGCCCTTGTGCCGGCCAAGATCATCTTCGACGACGGAAATGTCTATTACCTCAAGCGCTGCAAGACCCATGGCGTATCGAAGGCGCTGGTCTCCACGGATATTCCCTACTTCAAGCTGATGCAGGACTACATCAAGCCGGGCGACCGGCCGCATGTGTTCCAGACGCGTACGGAGGAGGGTTGTCCCTATGATTGCGGCTTGTGCCCGGACCATGAGCAGCATTCCTGCCTTGGCCTCATCGATGTGAACGAGGCGTGCAACCTGTCGTGTCCGGTGTGTTTTGCAGAGTCCTCAACGGCCCGCACCTTCCATCGTCCGCTGGCGGAGATCGAGAGGATGATGGATGCGCTGGTGGCGAGCGAAGTGGAGCCGGACCTCTTGCAGATTTCTGGTGGCGAACCCACCATCCATCCCCAGATCATCGACATCCTGGAGGCGGCGCGGCGGCGGCCCATCCGCCATGTGATGCTCAACACCAACGGCATCCGCATTGCCCAGGACGAGGATTTCGTGAAGCAGCTTGCGTCGTTCAAGCCCGGCTTCGAGGTCTATCTCCAGTTCGACTCGCTCAGGCCCTCAGTGCTCAAGAACCTGCGCGGCGCAGACCTCACCCGAATTCGCAGGGAGGCGCTCGAAGTGCTTGAAAAATATAATATTTCAACCACGCTTGTGGTGGTTGTCAAGCGTGGCCAAAACGACGACGAACTGGGCGATATCATCCGCCATGCCCTGCAGTGGAAATGCGTCCGCGGCATCACCTTCCAGCCTGTGCAGGACGCTGGCCGCAATGAAGGATTTGATCCGTCCACGGATCGTTTCGTGCTGTCGGACATCCGCAAGGCGATCATTGCGGCGGGCACGCCCTTCACGGCGGGCGACATCATTCCGCTGCCCTGCAACCCGGAGTCCATCGCCATCGGCTATGCGTTGCGGAACGGAGACAAGATCGCGCCGATCACCTCCTACTTCCCCAAGGACATGCTGGTGGAGGCGCTGCCGAATGCCATCACCTTCGAGAAGTATCCGGAGCTTCACAAGGAGATCCTGAACTTCTTCTCGCTGGCGACGGTGGAGTGCAACAATCCGGAACGGCTCGATGCGCTGCTCTGCTGCCTGCCGCAGGTGCCGGTGCCGGAGGGCATGGGCTACGAGAACATCTTCCGCATCGCCATCGTGGAATTCCTTGATCCGCACAATTTCTGTATCAGCCGGGTGAAGCGCTCCTGCGTTCATTTCGTGACGCCGGCGGGGCAGATCATTCCGTTCGATACCTACAACCTTTTCTACCGGGACGAGGCGGCGCGGAAGCGGATGGCGCTGTCGAAGGGGGCAGCATGA
- a CDS encoding prolipoprotein diacylglyceryl transferase has protein sequence MVIHTFFDLLAAVASLGVTAFCYRWRLSDAAARIEAGGAGYVMALLLGAAAGGYGLGSLNMVLSGTPMVARSVVGALAGAITAIELFKWMRGLSGSTGLIFVPAFATTVIVGRWGCFLSGLADETHGTPTTLPWGVDLGDGVARHPVQLYESFTMAAFLLAALVLIGRRNPWFMRNGFYALVLVYAVQRFAWEFLKPYAQVAGPFNLFHLVCGGLAVYAVTMMRRNHERTTA, from the coding sequence ATGGTGATTCACACGTTCTTCGACCTGCTGGCCGCCGTTGCTTCACTCGGGGTGACGGCGTTCTGCTATCGCTGGCGCCTGTCGGATGCAGCGGCCCGCATTGAAGCCGGCGGTGCGGGGTATGTGATGGCGTTGCTGCTGGGCGCGGCCGCGGGCGGATATGGCCTCGGCTCCCTCAACATGGTGCTGTCGGGAACGCCCATGGTGGCGCGCAGCGTTGTTGGTGCACTCGCTGGCGCGATCACGGCGATTGAACTCTTCAAGTGGATGCGCGGGCTCTCCGGATCCACGGGCCTCATCTTCGTCCCGGCTTTCGCCACAACTGTGATCGTGGGCCGGTGGGGATGCTTCCTGTCGGGACTTGCGGATGAAACCCACGGCACGCCGACCACGCTGCCCTGGGGTGTTGATCTCGGCGACGGGGTGGCGCGCCATCCCGTGCAACTTTACGAGAGCTTCACGATGGCGGCGTTCCTCCTTGCTGCCCTGGTGCTGATCGGGCGGCGAAATCCGTGGTTCATGCGCAACGGATTTTATGCGCTGGTGCTGGTATATGCGGTGCAACGCTTTGCATGGGAATTCCTCAAGCCATACGCGCAGGTTGCGGGGCCGTTCAATCTGTTCCATCTTGTCTGCGGCGGACTTGCCGTTTACGCCGTCACGATGATGCGGAGAAATCATGAACGCACCACTGCGTAA